One window of the Bacteroidales bacterium genome contains the following:
- a CDS encoding peptidoglycan synthetase, with protein MRIHFIAIGGAVMHQLAINLHLNGHSVSGSDDEIFEPALSNLLKYGLIQENNFFWNENKITKSIDLVILGMHARIDNPELLQAQKLGIKIVSFPEFVYLQSKNKKRIVIGGSHGKTTITSMIMHVLKQLGKNFDYLVGSRVNGFDVMVSLSEKNDIIIIEGDEYLSSCLDRRPKFHHYMPDIAVLSGIEWDHINVFPEFEQYVQAFESYINYVPNDGSIIYTADDKNVEKLIANYSGKAELIPYKALEYEADGEDVNICFNSKQVKVNVFGEHNMKNLSAALEVCRKIGISDKDFFQSISNFHGAAKRLELIYNKDGLKIFRDFAHAPSKLKATVKAVKKQFEDSQLIAVFELHTFSSMNLNFLPQYSSALDEADVAIVYFSNHAFELKRIKPFTAEEIKNGFSKNNLMVINDKESLISAVRDNFKGNSILLLMSSGSFDNIKIEDFFSE; from the coding sequence ATGAGAATTCATTTTATTGCAATTGGTGGAGCAGTAATGCATCAGTTGGCTATCAATCTTCATTTGAATGGGCATTCTGTTTCTGGCTCTGATGATGAGATTTTCGAACCAGCATTGTCAAATCTATTGAAATATGGCTTAATTCAAGAGAATAATTTTTTTTGGAATGAAAATAAAATCACAAAATCTATAGACCTTGTTATTTTAGGGATGCACGCTAGGATTGACAATCCGGAATTATTGCAAGCTCAGAAATTAGGCATAAAAATAGTTTCTTTCCCAGAATTTGTTTATTTGCAGAGTAAAAACAAAAAACGCATTGTTATTGGCGGTTCTCATGGAAAAACTACAATTACATCAATGATTATGCATGTTCTTAAACAGTTGGGAAAAAACTTCGATTATCTTGTTGGCAGCCGTGTGAACGGATTTGATGTTATGGTGTCTCTTTCAGAAAAAAATGATATAATCATTATCGAAGGCGATGAATATTTGTCAAGTTGCTTAGACCGAAGACCAAAATTCCACCATTATATGCCAGATATAGCTGTGCTTAGCGGTATAGAATGGGATCATATAAATGTTTTTCCAGAATTTGAACAATATGTTCAAGCATTTGAAAGCTATATAAACTATGTTCCAAATGATGGCTCCATAATATATACTGCTGATGATAAAAATGTGGAAAAACTCATCGCAAATTATAGCGGTAAAGCCGAACTCATACCTTATAAAGCACTTGAATATGAGGCTGACGGCGAAGATGTAAATATTTGCTTCAACAGCAAACAAGTAAAAGTGAATGTTTTTGGAGAACATAACATGAAAAATTTATCTGCAGCGCTTGAGGTTTGTAGAAAAATTGGAATTTCAGATAAAGATTTCTTTCAAAGCATTTCTAATTTCCATGGAGCCGCAAAAAGGCTCGAATTGATTTATAATAAAGATGGCTTGAAAATTTTTAGAGATTTTGCTCATGCTCCTAGCAAGCTGAAAGCCACAGTTAAAGCCGTTAAAAAACAATTTGAAGATAGTCAATTAATAGCTGTTTTTGAGTTGCACACTTTTAGTAGCATGAATTTGAATTTTTTACCTCAATATTCTTCGGCTCTAGATGAGGCTGATGTGGCTATTGTTTATTTTTCAAATCACGCTTTTGAATTAAAACGAATAAAGCCATTTACTGCTGAAGAAATAAAAAATGGATTTTCAAAAAATAACTTAATGGTTATTAATGATAAGGAAAGCCTTATTTCTGCTGTCAGAGATAATTTTAAGGGAAATTCAATACTTCTTTTGATGAGCTCAGGAAGTTTTGATAATATAAAAATTGAAGATTTTTTTTCAGAATAA
- the prmC gene encoding peptide chain release factor N(5)-glutamine methyltransferase → MKVVYVRELLREIAENLGKLYADMPEGKAVAEMLLSEVFNTSRAGLYLMDEPIKDAAVLEKIENLYSRLMKNEPIQYVIGYAWFLDLKFKINSGALIPRPETEELVLWLINNHLNEQSDIEIVDICTGSGCIAISLKKAMPMAKVSAIDNSPKAIEIAKYNARLLNVDIDWILADVLSEDFNFKSEKKLIVISNPPYVKESEKANMSSRILNYEPESALFVPEQNPLVFYENILKKINANSIYFEINPLTLNEFDNLLKNYSYKVSYKKDFREKQRMILLEK, encoded by the coding sequence ATGAAAGTTGTTTACGTAAGAGAATTGTTGAGAGAAATAGCTGAAAATCTAGGCAAATTATATGCAGATATGCCAGAAGGGAAAGCTGTGGCTGAAATGTTATTGTCTGAAGTATTCAACACGTCAAGAGCAGGGCTTTATCTTATGGATGAGCCAATAAAAGATGCTGCTGTACTTGAAAAAATAGAAAATTTATATTCTAGATTAATGAAAAATGAGCCAATTCAATATGTGATTGGCTATGCGTGGTTTTTAGACTTAAAATTCAAAATTAATTCAGGAGCTTTAATCCCAAGACCAGAAACAGAAGAGTTGGTTTTATGGCTGATAAACAATCATCTGAACGAACAATCCGATATTGAAATTGTTGATATTTGCACAGGAAGCGGCTGTATAGCAATATCTTTAAAAAAAGCAATGCCAATGGCAAAAGTTTCAGCTATTGATAATTCTCCTAAAGCTATTGAAATTGCAAAATATAATGCAAGGTTGTTAAATGTAGATATAGATTGGATTTTAGCAGATGTGCTTTCAGAAGACTTCAATTTTAAATCTGAAAAAAAATTAATTGTAATCAGCAATCCGCCTTATGTAAAAGAAAGTGAAAAAGCAAACATGTCTTCAAGAATTTTAAATTACGAGCCTGAGTCGGCATTGTTTGTTCCCGAGCAGAATCCATTAGTGTTTTATGAAAATATTTTGAAAAAAATAAATGCAAATTCTATTTATTTTGAAATTAATCCCTTAACTTTGAATGAGTTTGATAATCTTTTGAAGAATTATAGTTACAAAGTTTCTTATAAAAAAGATTTTAGAGAAAAACAAAGAATGATTTTGCTCGAAAAATAA
- the ribD gene encoding bifunctional diaminohydroxyphosphoribosylaminopyrimidine deaminase/5-amino-6-(5-phosphoribosylamino)uracil reductase RibD, with the protein MNIDEKYIKRCIELSKHGYGHVEPNPYVGAVIVNDNKIIGEGFHIKYGGPHAEVNAINSVKDKEILKSSTIYVNLEPCSHQGKTPPCANLIIESGIKKVVISMLDPNKLVSGNGVSMLKNAGVDVKTGVLENESKWLNRRFITFHSKQRPYIILKWAKTIDGFIDIDRRNNSTEDNWITGNELKMLTHRWRRQEQGILIGHNTLINDNPKLNVREWVGKDPVKILITKEIPNEEKFNIFKSGNKTIVFNQHKSFESNSAEYIKVDFDENMVESILNELYKKNLISIIVEGGKKTLEMFIKKGFWDEARILTGNKRFIRGLDSPKLENETKIYEQKINNDILQIFKNKYL; encoded by the coding sequence ATGAATATTGACGAGAAATATATAAAAAGATGTATTGAATTGAGCAAACACGGCTACGGACATGTAGAGCCCAATCCTTACGTTGGTGCTGTAATTGTAAATGACAATAAAATTATAGGCGAAGGATTTCACATAAAATATGGAGGTCCACATGCCGAAGTAAATGCAATAAATTCTGTTAAAGACAAAGAAATTCTGAAAAGCAGCACCATTTATGTAAATCTAGAGCCTTGTTCACATCAAGGGAAAACACCGCCATGCGCAAATCTAATTATTGAAAGCGGTATTAAAAAAGTTGTTATATCAATGCTCGACCCAAACAAGCTGGTTTCAGGCAATGGTGTTTCAATGCTAAAAAATGCAGGCGTTGACGTGAAAACCGGCGTATTAGAAAATGAGTCAAAATGGCTCAACAGGCGATTTATAACATTTCACTCAAAGCAAAGACCTTATATTATTTTAAAATGGGCTAAAACAATTGATGGATTTATAGATATAGACCGCAGAAACAATAGCACTGAAGACAACTGGATTACAGGAAATGAGCTTAAAATGCTGACTCATCGTTGGCGTAGGCAAGAGCAAGGTATTCTTATTGGGCATAATACTTTAATTAATGACAATCCAAAATTAAATGTAAGAGAATGGGTCGGAAAAGATCCTGTAAAAATTTTAATTACCAAAGAAATACCTAATGAAGAAAAATTCAACATATTTAAAAGTGGCAATAAAACTATAGTTTTCAATCAACATAAAAGCTTTGAAAGCAATTCTGCTGAATACATTAAAGTAGACTTTGACGAAAACATGGTGGAATCTATATTAAACGAACTATACAAAAAGAATTTGATAAGCATAATTGTTGAAGGCGGCAAAAAAACTCTTGAAATGTTTATTAAAAAAGGCTTTTGGGACGAAGCCCGCATACTCACAGGGAACAAGCGTTTTATCCGCGGACTTGATAGTCCTAAATTAGAAAACGAAACGAAAATTTATGAGCAAAAAATAAATAATGACATTTTACAAATTTTTAAAAATAAATATCTTTGA
- a CDS encoding YigZ family protein: protein MTDVFFTIKKIGKSLYKDKNSKFIGLVYPVETEEEIKEIQASLKKEYFDARHQCFAYILGFDKEIYRSNDDGEPSGSAGKPIYNQLLSANITNALAVVIRYFGGVKLGVPGLINAYKVATKEAIEDAEVIKNFIAQKITISFPYSSINNAMQITQNENVRIIDRSFSNDCQMEIAVKESAIEIIKSKLTNVNLDFEVDDKRIVF, encoded by the coding sequence ATGACTGATGTTTTTTTCACAATAAAAAAAATAGGAAAATCGCTATACAAGGACAAAAACAGCAAGTTCATAGGATTGGTCTATCCCGTTGAAACAGAAGAGGAAATAAAAGAAATACAAGCCTCTTTAAAAAAAGAATATTTTGATGCACGCCACCAATGCTTTGCGTATATACTTGGCTTTGACAAAGAAATTTACAGGTCAAATGATGACGGCGAACCGTCTGGCAGCGCAGGCAAACCAATTTACAATCAACTTTTATCTGCTAATATCACAAATGCCTTAGCTGTTGTAATCAGATATTTTGGAGGCGTAAAACTAGGAGTCCCCGGATTGATAAACGCTTATAAAGTTGCAACAAAAGAAGCCATCGAAGATGCAGAAGTTATAAAAAACTTTATCGCTCAAAAAATTACAATTTCTTTCCCTTATTCAAGCATAAACAACGCAATGCAAATAACGCAAAACGAAAATGTAAGAATAATTGACCGCTCTTTCAGCAATGATTGTCAAATGGAAATCGCTGTAAAAGAATCCGCCATTGAAATAATAAAATCAAAGCTTACAAATGTAAATTTAGATTTTGAGGTTGATGATAAAAGAATTGTTTTCTAA
- a CDS encoding DNA-3-methyladenine glycosylase translates to MKQKLPKTFYLEKDVVKVAQELLGKVLVTKNGGITSSGIITETEAYAGETDKASHAYGGRRTKRTETMYQIGGTIYVYLCYGMHALFNVVTNEKEIPHAVLIRAIKPLEGIEAIKKRLSNRKMKFDCENCEGPSKVTIALGITLEHNNSNLQSESIFIEDIGIKIPKGKIIKSKRIGVDYAGADALLPYRFQIDTNTLKEI, encoded by the coding sequence ATGAAACAAAAATTGCCAAAAACATTTTATTTAGAAAAAGATGTTGTAAAAGTTGCTCAGGAGCTACTTGGCAAGGTATTAGTTACAAAAAATGGAGGCATAACAAGCTCTGGAATAATCACTGAAACCGAAGCGTATGCTGGAGAAACAGATAAGGCTTCTCATGCTTATGGCGGTCGCCGCACAAAACGAACAGAAACTATGTACCAAATTGGCGGCACTATCTACGTTTACCTTTGCTATGGAATGCACGCACTTTTTAATGTAGTTACAAATGAAAAAGAAATTCCACACGCCGTTTTAATTAGAGCCATAAAACCTTTGGAAGGAATAGAAGCAATTAAAAAAAGATTATCCAATCGAAAAATGAAATTTGATTGCGAAAATTGCGAAGGACCTTCAAAAGTAACTATCGCACTTGGAATAACGCTTGAACACAACAACTCTAATCTCCAATCAGAAAGTATTTTCATAGAAGATATTGGGATAAAAATTCCGAAAGGAAAAATAATAAAAAGCAAACGCATAGGAGTAGATTATGCAGGAGCAGACGCCCTTTTGCCATATCGCTTTCAAATAGACACAAATACTTTAAAAGAAATTTAA
- a CDS encoding class I SAM-dependent rRNA methyltransferase codes for MNTEVTARIILRTGKIESINRFHPWVFSGAVKRIEGTPENGDLVELYDNHDHFLALGHYNEGSIIARILSFEKTQINEDFFKAKFEKAWNYRKNLGLLNESNNVFRLIHGEADELPGLIIDFYNGAVVLEFHSKGMELLSQIIAKALSETCDSQIKTIVSKSKNTKEDKAKLEYGNAIEMPHIITEFGNKFYVNWDDGQKTGFFIDQRDNRQLLKMYSENKNVLNMFGYTGGFSVYALAGKAKQVTTVDSSEKAIELCRKNIELNNFDSTQNHCIAEDALDFLKNMPNDKYDIIVLDPPAYAKRSDARHNAIQGYKRLNAEALCKINKNGLLFTYSCSQVVEQNHFLGAVTAAAISAKRRIKIIKQLTQASCHAHSIFHPEGFYLKGLMLFVE; via the coding sequence ATGAACACAGAAGTAACTGCACGCATCATTTTGAGAACTGGAAAAATAGAATCCATCAACCGTTTTCACCCATGGGTGTTTTCGGGAGCAGTAAAGCGAATTGAAGGAACTCCTGAAAATGGCGATTTAGTTGAACTTTATGACAATCACGACCATTTTTTAGCACTTGGACATTACAACGAAGGTAGCATTATTGCTAGAATTTTAAGCTTTGAAAAAACTCAAATTAATGAAGATTTTTTTAAAGCTAAATTCGAAAAAGCATGGAATTACAGAAAAAATTTAGGATTACTCAACGAAAGCAACAATGTTTTTCGGCTAATACACGGCGAAGCAGATGAATTACCTGGACTAATTATTGATTTTTACAATGGAGCAGTGGTGTTAGAATTTCATTCTAAAGGAATGGAGCTACTTTCTCAAATCATTGCAAAAGCATTAAGCGAAACTTGCGATTCCCAAATAAAAACAATTGTTTCTAAAAGCAAAAATACCAAAGAAGATAAAGCGAAATTAGAATACGGAAACGCTATTGAAATGCCGCATATAATCACAGAATTTGGAAATAAATTTTACGTAAACTGGGACGATGGGCAAAAAACAGGCTTCTTCATAGACCAAAGAGACAATAGACAGCTATTAAAGATGTATTCGGAAAACAAAAATGTCCTAAACATGTTTGGATACACCGGTGGATTTTCCGTATATGCTCTTGCAGGCAAAGCTAAGCAAGTAACTACTGTTGATAGCTCCGAAAAAGCAATAGAATTATGCAGAAAAAACATAGAGCTAAATAATTTCGATTCAACGCAAAACCATTGTATAGCAGAAGATGCTCTGGATTTTTTAAAAAATATGCCAAATGACAAGTATGACATTATTGTTTTAGACCCGCCAGCCTACGCAAAACGCTCAGATGCAAGGCATAATGCTATTCAAGGATACAAAAGGCTAAACGCAGAAGCTCTTTGCAAAATCAATAAAAATGGCTTGCTGTTTACATATAGCTGCTCTCAAGTTGTTGAGCAAAATCATTTTTTAGGAGCCGTTACTGCGGCTGCAATATCAGCAAAACGAAGAATAAAAATCATTAAACAACTTACGCAAGCATCTTGCCATGCCCACTCAATTTTCCACCCAGAAGGATTTTATTTAAAAGGACTAATGCTGTTTGTAGAGTAA
- a CDS encoding DUF1016 domain-containing protein, whose translation MLEIENIDNSNLYQYSRELILNARKKVYETAHFTMVETYWHIGRKIVEEQAGEQYAQYGKRLLMSVSERLQKEFGKGFTYVNLTNMRKFYQQFPNVYALRKELSWTHYRSLIRVENPKARELYMNEAADNAWNTRFLDEQVDKHYYERLISTHKESLNELNSKNSKQLSLNPQDFILKDPLVLDFYDLKENQKHNESQIEQAIIDNLQKFLLELGKGFSFVARQQRINTELSHYYIDLVFYNYILKCFVLVDLKIGKLTHQDIGQMDMYVRMYDELKRTEGDNPTIGIILCEEKDKAEVRFSILNDSQKLFATKYKLYIPTEEELIQEIAQIRAQMNFNE comes from the coding sequence ATGCTAGAAATTGAAAATATTGACAACAGCAATTTGTATCAATACTCAAGAGAATTGATTTTAAATGCTCGTAAAAAAGTCTATGAAACTGCTCATTTTACAATGGTTGAAACTTATTGGCATATAGGCAGAAAAATCGTTGAAGAACAAGCTGGAGAGCAGTATGCTCAATATGGCAAAAGACTATTAATGTCAGTTTCAGAGCGTTTGCAAAAAGAATTTGGAAAAGGTTTTACTTATGTTAATCTTACCAATATGCGTAAATTTTATCAGCAATTTCCAAATGTTTACGCATTGCGTAAAGAATTGAGTTGGACGCATTATCGTTCGTTAATCAGAGTGGAAAATCCTAAAGCAAGAGAACTTTACATGAACGAAGCAGCTGATAATGCTTGGAATACGCGATTTTTAGATGAACAAGTAGATAAACATTATTATGAAAGGCTTATTTCAACACATAAAGAAAGCTTGAATGAGTTGAATTCCAAAAATTCAAAACAACTTTCTTTAAATCCGCAAGATTTTATCTTAAAAGATCCTCTTGTGTTGGATTTTTATGATTTGAAGGAAAATCAAAAACATAATGAAAGTCAGATTGAACAAGCAATTATAGATAATTTGCAAAAATTTTTGTTGGAACTTGGAAAAGGATTTTCATTTGTTGCACGACAACAACGTATAAATACAGAACTTTCGCATTATTATATTGATTTGGTTTTTTATAATTACATTTTGAAATGCTTTGTTTTGGTTGATTTGAAAATAGGAAAACTTACACATCAAGATATTGGGCAAATGGATATGTATGTACGGATGTATGATGAATTGAAACGAACAGAAGGAGATAATCCTACAATAGGAATTATATTGTGCGAAGAAAAAGATAAAGCAGAGGTTCGTTTCTCTATTTTAAATGATAGTCAAAAATTATTTGCCACAAAATATAAACTTTACATCCCTACTGAAGAAGAGTTAATACAAGAAATTGCTCAAATTCGTGCACAAATGAATTTTAATGAATGA
- a CDS encoding restriction endonuclease, with protein sequence MVEKIQILSNTNYSLVDVLKSELIESTRVQIAVAFIRKTGIDEIFKSFEYAMTVNNAIIEIIVGLDFKTTDVKALLALRGIEDSYKNFNFYCFGDKRDNYNDLIFHPKIYLFETAVSKNTKFTSVIGSSNLTRGGLTSNFEVNSVFREDKPKYFSQLQAIYNEIKFTDSVFKPSREYILKYGGIKKEIEKAESVSDKGIQKEIKELKEEELRLPGTVPSLKKIIIEFILEKNKLGINEVSLKELYVKIPQIVEEQKLKMKMGTIFNTIRGELNKHEDNSMHIDNMHLFRRTGRGLYSLTEKAKNYVGR encoded by the coding sequence ATGGTAGAAAAAATTCAAATATTATCTAATACAAATTATTCGCTTGTAGATGTTTTAAAAAGTGAATTAATAGAAAGTACTCGAGTACAAATAGCTGTTGCTTTTATACGAAAAACAGGTATTGATGAAATTTTTAAATCTTTTGAATATGCTATGACTGTGAATAATGCCATAATTGAAATTATTGTTGGACTTGATTTTAAAACTACTGATGTAAAAGCTTTATTGGCATTAAGAGGAATAGAAGATTCTTATAAAAATTTTAATTTTTATTGTTTTGGAGACAAACGAGATAATTATAATGATTTGATTTTTCATCCTAAGATTTATTTGTTTGAAACTGCTGTTTCAAAAAACACAAAATTTACTTCAGTAATTGGTTCTTCAAATTTGACAAGAGGTGGGTTAACTTCTAATTTTGAGGTAAATAGTGTTTTTAGAGAAGACAAACCAAAGTATTTTTCTCAATTACAAGCAATCTATAACGAAATCAAGTTCACAGATAGTGTTTTTAAGCCAAGTAGAGAATACATTTTAAAATACGGAGGGATAAAAAAAGAAATTGAAAAAGCAGAAAGTGTTTCTGACAAAGGTATTCAAAAAGAAATAAAGGAACTTAAGGAAGAAGAGTTAAGATTGCCAGGTACAGTTCCGTCTTTAAAAAAAATTATTATTGAGTTTATTTTAGAAAAAAATAAATTAGGAATAAACGAAGTTTCACTTAAAGAATTGTATGTTAAAATTCCTCAAATAGTTGAAGAACAGAAATTAAAAATGAAAATGGGTACTATTTTTAATACAATTAGAGGTGAATTAAATAAACACGAAGATAATAGTATGCACATAGATAATATGCATCTTTTTAGAAGGACAGGCAGGGGACTTTATTCATTAACTGAAAAAGCAAAAAATTATGTTGGAAGATAG
- a CDS encoding DUF262 domain-containing protein produces the protein MSFQTPITIAEAVENIENNKFLLPAIQREFVWSSSKIEWLFDSLMRNYPISSFLFWNVEGASVSGYRFYKFINEYRERYKTHNEEISTDGMGSFNAILDGQQRLTSLYVGLKGSYAYKEYRRKWENSEWSIPTRRLYLNIASTLEEQEDGRTYEFSFLKDSDTKQAEIYKDKWFRVGKILELKNISKFNKYVTDNGLSEFSIDILARLQEVIHSDRIINYFLEKEQDLDKALNIFIRINSGGEPLNFSDLLMSIAVANWTEKDARKEIHKLVDSVRDKGFSISKDLVLKTFLFLYSKDIKFRVTNFSRDNAKEFETEWEKIRDAILSAFDLLKTYGFTDYTLTSKNAIIPIVYYLYHKQIYRDYSTKIEFKEEREIIKKWLHIVLIKKIFGGQADSILTQIRKAFTSDIKNLKIKPEITEFPVNDINKNIKKDTTVGDEFIEDLLSSQKDDQYTFSILSVLYPNLDYKNNNFHKDHIHPAASYDNLTDGLKEKYGWWTYNSIYNLQMLDANENMSKKDKSLKEWVDEQTQNFDKEKFLESHLIPNVDLELKNFEEYIEKRKELLISELKKVLN, from the coding sequence ATGTCATTTCAAACTCCAATTACTATAGCTGAAGCAGTTGAAAATATAGAAAATAATAAATTCTTATTACCAGCTATTCAACGAGAATTTGTTTGGTCAAGTTCAAAAATTGAATGGCTTTTTGATTCTTTAATGAGAAATTATCCAATTAGTTCTTTTCTTTTTTGGAATGTAGAAGGAGCATCTGTAAGTGGCTACAGATTTTACAAATTCATTAACGAATATAGAGAGAGATACAAAACTCATAATGAAGAAATTTCAACTGATGGAATGGGGTCTTTTAATGCAATTCTTGACGGACAACAAAGATTAACTTCTTTGTATGTGGGACTAAAGGGTAGCTATGCATATAAAGAATATCGCAGAAAATGGGAAAATTCAGAATGGAGTATCCCAACAAGAAGATTATATCTGAATATTGCATCAACACTTGAAGAACAAGAAGATGGTAGAACTTATGAGTTTAGCTTCTTAAAAGACTCTGACACTAAACAAGCAGAAATTTATAAAGATAAATGGTTTCGTGTCGGTAAAATTTTAGAATTAAAAAATATATCTAAATTCAATAAGTATGTAACTGACAATGGACTTTCTGAATTTTCAATTGATATTTTGGCACGTTTGCAGGAAGTAATTCATTCAGATAGAATCATAAATTATTTTCTTGAAAAAGAGCAAGATTTGGATAAAGCCCTAAATATCTTTATTAGAATTAATAGTGGTGGAGAGCCTTTAAATTTTTCTGATTTGCTTATGTCAATTGCAGTTGCAAATTGGACAGAAAAAGATGCTAGAAAGGAAATTCATAAACTTGTTGATTCCGTCAGAGATAAAGGCTTTTCAATTTCAAAAGATTTAGTTCTCAAAACGTTCCTTTTTTTATACAGTAAAGACATTAAATTTAGAGTTACTAATTTTTCAAGGGATAATGCAAAAGAATTTGAAACAGAATGGGAGAAAATTAGAGATGCAATATTATCTGCCTTTGATTTATTGAAAACATACGGATTTACAGATTATACTTTGACTTCTAAGAATGCAATAATTCCGATTGTTTATTATTTATATCATAAGCAAATATATAGAGATTACTCAACTAAAATTGAATTTAAGGAAGAACGGGAAATAATAAAAAAATGGTTGCATATTGTATTGATTAAGAAAATATTTGGTGGTCAAGCAGATTCTATTCTAACTCAAATAAGAAAAGCTTTTACATCAGACATTAAGAACTTGAAAATTAAACCTGAAATAACAGAATTTCCAGTAAACGATATAAATAAAAATATAAAGAAAGACACGACTGTTGGTGATGAATTTATTGAAGACTTATTGTCCTCTCAAAAAGACGACCAATACACATTTTCAATACTTTCAGTTTTATATCCAAACCTTGATTATAAAAACAATAACTTTCATAAAGACCACATCCATCCAGCAGCAAGTTATGATAATTTGACTGACGGTTTGAAGGAAAAATATGGATGGTGGACTTATAATTCTATTTATAATCTTCAAATGTTGGATGCAAATGAAAATATGTCGAAAAAAGACAAATCGTTGAAAGAATGGGTAGATGAGCAAACCCAAAATTTCGATAAGGAAAAATTCTTAGAAAGTCATTTAATCCCAAATGTAGACTTAGAATTGAAAAACTTTGAGGAATATATTGAAAAGCGAAAAGAACTATTAATAAGTGAATTAAAAAAAGTGCTGAATTAA